Proteins encoded in a region of the Kryptolebias marmoratus isolate JLee-2015 linkage group LG14, ASM164957v2, whole genome shotgun sequence genome:
- the rnf34b gene encoding E3 ubiquitin-protein ligase RNF34 isoform X1, whose amino-acid sequence MKAGASSMWASCCGLLNEVMGTGTVRAQQPGFGAGAGPFRFAPSTGYSTYPPTSSGSAGQLCKACGLAFSVFRRKVSTHICCDCKKSFCALCSVLQENLHCCTTCHLLRGTAFQRPRLMQLRVKDLRQYLLLRNIPTDTCREKEDLVDLVLCHQGARAAPRPVMEEDEDEEEEEDDEDEDTHEEDEEDEGGDDTDSLHSLPQSRAASPPSATRSASEQSVLSASQGDALSPSDSSGTTSQEHEGTPTASLLNLEPAETILEVSPATQRRIRASLSDLDNEAAIENLSVRQLKEILARNFVNYSGCCEKWELLERVHRLYRENEQNRKSMENVSITAVVAYPPSLCNSGVRDGVRAQLAADENLCRICMDAIIDCVLLECGHMVTCTKCGKRMSECPICRQYVVRAVHVFKS is encoded by the exons ATGAAG GCGGGGGCCTCGTCCATGTGGGCGTCATGCTGTGGGCTGCTGAACGAGGTGATGGGCACGGGGACGGTGCGAGCGCAGCAGCCGGGCTTCGGAGCGGGAGCGGGGCCCTTCCGCTTCGCCCCCAGCACGGGATACTCCACCTACCCCCCCACCAGCTCAGGGAGCGCTGGGCAGCTGTGCAAGGCCTGCGGACTGGCCTTTTCCGTCTTCAGACGCAAGGTGAGCACG CACATCTGCTGTGACTGTAAGAAGAGCTTCTGCGCCCTTTGCTCCGTGCTGCAGGAAAACCTGCACTGCTGCACGACCTGCCACCTGCTGCGGGGCACGGCCTTCCAGCGGCCTCGCCTCATGCAACTCCGGGTCAAAGACCTGCGCCAGTACCTACTGCTGCGCAACATCCCCACAGACACGTGCAGGGAGAAGGAGGACCTGGTGGACCTGGTGCTCTGCCATCAGGGGGCGCGGGCGGCCCCGAGGCCcgtgatggaggaggacgaggatgaagaggaggaggaggacgacgaggaCGAGGACACGCACGAAGAAGACGAGGAAGACGAAGGGGGAGACGACACAGACAGTCTGCACTCGCTCCCGCAGTCGCGCGCGGCGTCTCCCCCCTCGGCGACACGCTCCGCCTCTGAGCAGTCGGTCCTGTCTGCCTCTCAGGGAGACGCGCTCAGCCCGAGCGACAGTTCAGGGACCACCAGCCAG GAGCATGAGGGAACTCCAACAGCGTCTCTTTTGAACCTGGAGCCGGCGGAGACCATCTTAGAG GTCAGCCCGGCCACGCAGAGGAGGATCAGGGCCTCGCTGTCTGATCTCGACAACGAGGCGGCGATCGAGAACCTCTCCGTCCGGCAGCTCAAAGAGATCCTCGCCAGGAACTTCGTCAACTACTCCGGCTGCTGCGAGAAGTGGGAGCTGCTGGAGCGGGTGCACCGGCTCTACAGGGAAAACGAACAGAACAGGAAATCCA TGGAAAACGTGAGCATAACTGCAG tgGTTGCATATCCCCCATCTCTTTGCAACAGTGGAGTTAGAG ACGGCGTCAGAGCTCAGCTGGCGGCAGACGAGAACCTCTGTCGCATCTGCATGGACGCCATCATCGACTGCGTGCTGCTGGAATGCGGCCACATGGTCACCTGCACCAAATGCGGGAAGCGGATGAGCGAGTGCCCCATCTGCAGGCAGTACGTGGTGCGGGCCGTGCATGTCTTCAAGTCCTAA
- the rnf34b gene encoding E3 ubiquitin-protein ligase RNF34 isoform X3, with product MKAGASSMWASCCGLLNEVMGTGTVRAQQPGFGAGAGPFRFAPSTGYSTYPPTSSGSAGQLCKACGLAFSVFRRKVSTHICCDCKKSFCALCSVLQENLHCCTTCHLLRGTAFQRPRLMQLRVKDLRQYLLLRNIPTDTCREKEDLVDLVLCHQGARAAPRPVMEEDEDEEEEEDDEDEDTHEEDEEDEGGDDTDSLHSLPQSRAASPPSATRSASEQSVLSASQGDALSPSDSSGTTSQEHEGTPTASLLNLEPAETILEVSPATQRRIRASLSDLDNEAAIENLSVRQLKEILARNFVNYSGCCEKWELLERVHRLYRENEQNRKSMENVSITADGVRAQLAADENLCRICMDAIIDCVLLECGHMVTCTKCGKRMSECPICRQYVVRAVHVFKS from the exons ATGAAG GCGGGGGCCTCGTCCATGTGGGCGTCATGCTGTGGGCTGCTGAACGAGGTGATGGGCACGGGGACGGTGCGAGCGCAGCAGCCGGGCTTCGGAGCGGGAGCGGGGCCCTTCCGCTTCGCCCCCAGCACGGGATACTCCACCTACCCCCCCACCAGCTCAGGGAGCGCTGGGCAGCTGTGCAAGGCCTGCGGACTGGCCTTTTCCGTCTTCAGACGCAAGGTGAGCACG CACATCTGCTGTGACTGTAAGAAGAGCTTCTGCGCCCTTTGCTCCGTGCTGCAGGAAAACCTGCACTGCTGCACGACCTGCCACCTGCTGCGGGGCACGGCCTTCCAGCGGCCTCGCCTCATGCAACTCCGGGTCAAAGACCTGCGCCAGTACCTACTGCTGCGCAACATCCCCACAGACACGTGCAGGGAGAAGGAGGACCTGGTGGACCTGGTGCTCTGCCATCAGGGGGCGCGGGCGGCCCCGAGGCCcgtgatggaggaggacgaggatgaagaggaggaggaggacgacgaggaCGAGGACACGCACGAAGAAGACGAGGAAGACGAAGGGGGAGACGACACAGACAGTCTGCACTCGCTCCCGCAGTCGCGCGCGGCGTCTCCCCCCTCGGCGACACGCTCCGCCTCTGAGCAGTCGGTCCTGTCTGCCTCTCAGGGAGACGCGCTCAGCCCGAGCGACAGTTCAGGGACCACCAGCCAG GAGCATGAGGGAACTCCAACAGCGTCTCTTTTGAACCTGGAGCCGGCGGAGACCATCTTAGAG GTCAGCCCGGCCACGCAGAGGAGGATCAGGGCCTCGCTGTCTGATCTCGACAACGAGGCGGCGATCGAGAACCTCTCCGTCCGGCAGCTCAAAGAGATCCTCGCCAGGAACTTCGTCAACTACTCCGGCTGCTGCGAGAAGTGGGAGCTGCTGGAGCGGGTGCACCGGCTCTACAGGGAAAACGAACAGAACAGGAAATCCA TGGAAAACGTGAGCATAACTGCAG ACGGCGTCAGAGCTCAGCTGGCGGCAGACGAGAACCTCTGTCGCATCTGCATGGACGCCATCATCGACTGCGTGCTGCTGGAATGCGGCCACATGGTCACCTGCACCAAATGCGGGAAGCGGATGAGCGAGTGCCCCATCTGCAGGCAGTACGTGGTGCGGGCCGTGCATGTCTTCAAGTCCTAA
- the rnf34b gene encoding E3 ubiquitin-protein ligase RNF34 isoform X4 — MKAGASSMWASCCGLLNEVMGTGTVRAQQPGFGAGAGPFRFAPSTGYSTYPPTSSGSAGQLCKACGLAFSVFRRKHICCDCKKSFCALCSVLQENLHCCTTCHLLRGTAFQRPRLMQLRVKDLRQYLLLRNIPTDTCREKEDLVDLVLCHQGARAAPRPVMEEDEDEEEEEDDEDEDTHEEDEEDEGGDDTDSLHSLPQSRAASPPSATRSASEQSVLSASQGDALSPSDSSGTTSQEHEGTPTASLLNLEPAETILEVSPATQRRIRASLSDLDNEAAIENLSVRQLKEILARNFVNYSGCCEKWELLERVHRLYRENEQNRKSMENVSITADGVRAQLAADENLCRICMDAIIDCVLLECGHMVTCTKCGKRMSECPICRQYVVRAVHVFKS; from the exons ATGAAG GCGGGGGCCTCGTCCATGTGGGCGTCATGCTGTGGGCTGCTGAACGAGGTGATGGGCACGGGGACGGTGCGAGCGCAGCAGCCGGGCTTCGGAGCGGGAGCGGGGCCCTTCCGCTTCGCCCCCAGCACGGGATACTCCACCTACCCCCCCACCAGCTCAGGGAGCGCTGGGCAGCTGTGCAAGGCCTGCGGACTGGCCTTTTCCGTCTTCAGACGCAAG CACATCTGCTGTGACTGTAAGAAGAGCTTCTGCGCCCTTTGCTCCGTGCTGCAGGAAAACCTGCACTGCTGCACGACCTGCCACCTGCTGCGGGGCACGGCCTTCCAGCGGCCTCGCCTCATGCAACTCCGGGTCAAAGACCTGCGCCAGTACCTACTGCTGCGCAACATCCCCACAGACACGTGCAGGGAGAAGGAGGACCTGGTGGACCTGGTGCTCTGCCATCAGGGGGCGCGGGCGGCCCCGAGGCCcgtgatggaggaggacgaggatgaagaggaggaggaggacgacgaggaCGAGGACACGCACGAAGAAGACGAGGAAGACGAAGGGGGAGACGACACAGACAGTCTGCACTCGCTCCCGCAGTCGCGCGCGGCGTCTCCCCCCTCGGCGACACGCTCCGCCTCTGAGCAGTCGGTCCTGTCTGCCTCTCAGGGAGACGCGCTCAGCCCGAGCGACAGTTCAGGGACCACCAGCCAG GAGCATGAGGGAACTCCAACAGCGTCTCTTTTGAACCTGGAGCCGGCGGAGACCATCTTAGAG GTCAGCCCGGCCACGCAGAGGAGGATCAGGGCCTCGCTGTCTGATCTCGACAACGAGGCGGCGATCGAGAACCTCTCCGTCCGGCAGCTCAAAGAGATCCTCGCCAGGAACTTCGTCAACTACTCCGGCTGCTGCGAGAAGTGGGAGCTGCTGGAGCGGGTGCACCGGCTCTACAGGGAAAACGAACAGAACAGGAAATCCA TGGAAAACGTGAGCATAACTGCAG ACGGCGTCAGAGCTCAGCTGGCGGCAGACGAGAACCTCTGTCGCATCTGCATGGACGCCATCATCGACTGCGTGCTGCTGGAATGCGGCCACATGGTCACCTGCACCAAATGCGGGAAGCGGATGAGCGAGTGCCCCATCTGCAGGCAGTACGTGGTGCGGGCCGTGCATGTCTTCAAGTCCTAA
- the rnf34b gene encoding E3 ubiquitin-protein ligase RNF34 isoform X2, translating into MKAGASSMWASCCGLLNEVMGTGTVRAQQPGFGAGAGPFRFAPSTGYSTYPPTSSGSAGQLCKACGLAFSVFRRKHICCDCKKSFCALCSVLQENLHCCTTCHLLRGTAFQRPRLMQLRVKDLRQYLLLRNIPTDTCREKEDLVDLVLCHQGARAAPRPVMEEDEDEEEEEDDEDEDTHEEDEEDEGGDDTDSLHSLPQSRAASPPSATRSASEQSVLSASQGDALSPSDSSGTTSQEHEGTPTASLLNLEPAETILEVSPATQRRIRASLSDLDNEAAIENLSVRQLKEILARNFVNYSGCCEKWELLERVHRLYRENEQNRKSMENVSITAVVAYPPSLCNSGVRDGVRAQLAADENLCRICMDAIIDCVLLECGHMVTCTKCGKRMSECPICRQYVVRAVHVFKS; encoded by the exons ATGAAG GCGGGGGCCTCGTCCATGTGGGCGTCATGCTGTGGGCTGCTGAACGAGGTGATGGGCACGGGGACGGTGCGAGCGCAGCAGCCGGGCTTCGGAGCGGGAGCGGGGCCCTTCCGCTTCGCCCCCAGCACGGGATACTCCACCTACCCCCCCACCAGCTCAGGGAGCGCTGGGCAGCTGTGCAAGGCCTGCGGACTGGCCTTTTCCGTCTTCAGACGCAAG CACATCTGCTGTGACTGTAAGAAGAGCTTCTGCGCCCTTTGCTCCGTGCTGCAGGAAAACCTGCACTGCTGCACGACCTGCCACCTGCTGCGGGGCACGGCCTTCCAGCGGCCTCGCCTCATGCAACTCCGGGTCAAAGACCTGCGCCAGTACCTACTGCTGCGCAACATCCCCACAGACACGTGCAGGGAGAAGGAGGACCTGGTGGACCTGGTGCTCTGCCATCAGGGGGCGCGGGCGGCCCCGAGGCCcgtgatggaggaggacgaggatgaagaggaggaggaggacgacgaggaCGAGGACACGCACGAAGAAGACGAGGAAGACGAAGGGGGAGACGACACAGACAGTCTGCACTCGCTCCCGCAGTCGCGCGCGGCGTCTCCCCCCTCGGCGACACGCTCCGCCTCTGAGCAGTCGGTCCTGTCTGCCTCTCAGGGAGACGCGCTCAGCCCGAGCGACAGTTCAGGGACCACCAGCCAG GAGCATGAGGGAACTCCAACAGCGTCTCTTTTGAACCTGGAGCCGGCGGAGACCATCTTAGAG GTCAGCCCGGCCACGCAGAGGAGGATCAGGGCCTCGCTGTCTGATCTCGACAACGAGGCGGCGATCGAGAACCTCTCCGTCCGGCAGCTCAAAGAGATCCTCGCCAGGAACTTCGTCAACTACTCCGGCTGCTGCGAGAAGTGGGAGCTGCTGGAGCGGGTGCACCGGCTCTACAGGGAAAACGAACAGAACAGGAAATCCA TGGAAAACGTGAGCATAACTGCAG tgGTTGCATATCCCCCATCTCTTTGCAACAGTGGAGTTAGAG ACGGCGTCAGAGCTCAGCTGGCGGCAGACGAGAACCTCTGTCGCATCTGCATGGACGCCATCATCGACTGCGTGCTGCTGGAATGCGGCCACATGGTCACCTGCACCAAATGCGGGAAGCGGATGAGCGAGTGCCCCATCTGCAGGCAGTACGTGGTGCGGGCCGTGCATGTCTTCAAGTCCTAA